Proteins encoded within one genomic window of Mycolicibacterium monacense:
- a CDS encoding LysR family transcriptional regulator — translation MELDFTRLKYFVAVADELHFKRAADRLRITPPPLSKQIKLLERELGGPLFERNYHEVRLTPLGEQLVGPARDILRRVDEFKATAAQAVQGAAALRIGATAYAPSDLLAQVEAAAADLPNPSVFSVPGSAAEVIAKLVSGHLEIGVIHLPAKDNRLAHRVIAAYPGAIAVRFDDPLAAFDTVTVEQLRDREVVIDFARPNPVVLAALTRQLSARGVHRIVRTTNQRGGELEMAAQVSHRHLVAILTYVPASAIGRIFSPPEFRLIPIDESTWPPAEIALAWSRDRARAMPEIEQVVERLADAVERARSH, via the coding sequence TTGGAACTCGACTTCACGCGACTGAAGTACTTCGTCGCTGTCGCCGACGAACTCCACTTCAAACGCGCGGCCGACCGGCTCCGGATCACCCCGCCACCGCTGAGCAAGCAGATCAAACTGCTCGAACGCGAGCTCGGCGGCCCGTTGTTCGAGCGCAACTACCACGAGGTCCGGCTGACCCCGCTGGGCGAGCAGCTGGTCGGCCCGGCCCGCGACATCCTGCGGCGGGTCGACGAGTTCAAGGCGACGGCGGCCCAGGCGGTGCAGGGTGCGGCGGCGCTGCGGATCGGGGCGACCGCGTATGCGCCCTCCGATCTGCTCGCCCAGGTGGAGGCGGCCGCGGCGGACCTGCCCAATCCGTCGGTGTTCAGTGTCCCCGGGTCGGCCGCCGAGGTGATCGCCAAACTCGTGTCCGGGCATCTCGAGATCGGCGTCATCCACCTGCCCGCGAAGGACAACCGTCTCGCGCACCGGGTCATCGCCGCCTACCCGGGCGCGATCGCGGTCCGCTTCGACGATCCGCTGGCCGCCTTCGACACGGTGACGGTCGAGCAGTTGCGGGACCGAGAGGTGGTGATCGACTTCGCGCGGCCGAACCCCGTGGTGTTGGCCGCGCTGACCCGGCAACTCAGCGCGCGCGGTGTGCACCGGATCGTGCGCACCACCAATCAGCGGGGCGGCGAACTCGAGATGGCGGCCCAGGTGTCGCACCGGCATCTGGTGGCGATCCTCACCTACGTCCCCGCCTCGGCGATCGGCCGGATCTTCTCCCCACCGGAATTCAGACTGATCCCGATCGACGAGAGCACATGGCCGCCGGCCGAGATCGCGCTGGCGTGGTCGCGTGACCGCGCTCGAGCCATGCCGGAGATCGAGCAGGTGGTGGAGCGGTTGGCGGATGCGGTGGAACGGGCGCGGTCGCACTAG
- a CDS encoding biotin transporter BioY, with amino-acid sequence MDGKVDAPRRRAVTAGDLTQAAVFAALIAALGLPGTITVGPSGVPITVQTLGVMLAGSILGPRKGALAVALFAILAIAGLPILAGARTGLVSLSSPTAGFFVGWLPAAVVIGALTAMMMPRYRISWGIAINVVGGMAVIYAFGTVGLMIRTDLSWWAALSTNGIYVPGDVAKAVVTAFVAAQVHRARPGLITPWRRRRTSDG; translated from the coding sequence ATGGACGGGAAGGTGGACGCGCCACGGCGCCGGGCCGTGACCGCGGGTGACCTCACCCAGGCCGCGGTGTTCGCGGCGCTGATCGCCGCCCTCGGACTGCCGGGCACGATCACCGTCGGGCCCAGCGGGGTGCCGATCACCGTGCAGACCCTCGGGGTGATGCTCGCCGGGTCGATCCTCGGCCCGCGCAAGGGGGCGCTGGCCGTCGCGCTGTTCGCGATCCTGGCCATCGCCGGACTCCCCATCCTGGCCGGCGCCCGCACCGGGCTGGTGTCGCTGTCGTCCCCGACCGCCGGGTTCTTCGTCGGGTGGCTGCCTGCCGCGGTGGTCATCGGCGCGCTGACCGCGATGATGATGCCGAGGTACCGGATCTCGTGGGGCATCGCGATCAACGTCGTCGGCGGGATGGCGGTGATCTACGCGTTCGGCACCGTCGGCCTGATGATCCGCACCGATCTGTCGTGGTGGGCGGCGTTGTCCACGAACGGAATCTACGTGCCCGGCGACGTCGCCAAGGCGGTGGTGACGGCCTTCGTCGCGGCGCAGGTGCACCGCGCCCGACCCGGCCTGATCACCCCGTGGAGACGGCGCCGCACCTCCGATGGGTGA
- a CDS encoding energy-coupling factor transporter transmembrane component T family protein: protein MTVLGVYRPGKSLLHRLPAGVKLVGLGALIALMSVVVDTPAHLGVAALGVLAVLASARMGPRIVVTQLRPVLWVVAVIFAFQLLFTDWQRALVVCGILALSVALAAAVTTSTRTTDMLAAMTRAMRPLGRVGFPVEQVALGLALTIRAIPLMVETVRQVEEARRARGLRFSPRIVVAPVVVAALRTADGFADALAARGLD, encoded by the coding sequence GTGACGGTACTGGGCGTCTACCGGCCGGGGAAGTCGCTGCTGCACCGGCTGCCCGCCGGCGTCAAACTGGTCGGCCTCGGCGCGCTGATCGCGCTGATGTCGGTCGTCGTCGACACGCCCGCGCACCTGGGCGTGGCGGCGCTCGGGGTGCTGGCCGTCCTGGCATCCGCGCGGATGGGCCCGAGAATCGTTGTGACGCAGCTTCGTCCGGTGCTGTGGGTGGTCGCGGTCATCTTCGCGTTCCAGCTGCTGTTCACCGACTGGCAGCGCGCCCTGGTGGTCTGCGGGATCCTGGCGCTGTCCGTGGCGCTGGCCGCGGCGGTCACCACGAGCACCCGCACCACCGACATGCTGGCCGCGATGACCCGGGCGATGCGTCCGCTGGGCAGGGTCGGATTCCCGGTCGAGCAGGTCGCGCTCGGTCTGGCGCTCACGATCCGGGCGATCCCGCTGATGGTCGAGACCGTGCGCCAGGTGGAAGAGGCGCGCCGCGCTCGGGGTCTGCGGTTCTCGCCGCGCATCGTCGTCGCCCCGGTGGTGGTCGCCGCGCTGCGCACCGCCGACGGATTCGCCGACGCGCTCGCCGCCCGCGGCCTCGACTGA
- a CDS encoding energy-coupling factor ABC transporter ATP-binding protein codes for MGEGIEVDGIVFDGVTHAYGDRPVLRDVSLTLSERRIGVVGANGSGKSTLARMINGLLLPDRGAVRVHGLDTRRATRKVRRRVGFVFTDPDRQILMPTVAEDIELSLSRHGLSRGERAARTRRVLDRFGLAGHADHPAHLLSGGQKQLLALAAVLVTEPDIVVADEPTTLLDLRNTAMLRGAFATLDTQLIVVTHDLTVVDDFDRVIVLDEGEVVADDVPAVALSAYRRLMS; via the coding sequence ATGGGTGAGGGCATCGAGGTCGACGGCATCGTGTTCGACGGGGTCACCCACGCGTACGGTGACCGCCCCGTACTGCGCGACGTCTCGCTCACCTTGTCCGAACGCCGGATCGGCGTCGTCGGGGCGAACGGCAGCGGCAAGTCGACGCTGGCGCGGATGATCAACGGCCTGCTACTCCCGGATCGGGGCGCGGTGCGGGTGCACGGCCTCGACACCCGGCGGGCGACCCGCAAGGTCCGGCGCCGGGTCGGCTTCGTCTTCACCGACCCCGACCGCCAGATCCTCATGCCGACCGTCGCCGAGGACATCGAGCTGTCGCTGTCGCGGCACGGGCTGAGCCGCGGCGAACGCGCGGCCCGCACCCGGCGGGTGCTCGACCGGTTCGGGCTCGCCGGACATGCGGACCACCCCGCCCACCTGCTTTCCGGCGGTCAGAAGCAACTGCTGGCGCTGGCGGCGGTACTGGTCACCGAGCCCGACATCGTGGTGGCCGACGAACCGACGACGCTGCTCGACCTGCGCAACACCGCGATGTTGCGCGGCGCGTTCGCCACCCTGGACACCCAGCTGATCGTCGTGACCCACGACCTCACCGTCGTCGACGACTTCGACCGCGTGATCGTCCTCGACGAGGGTGAGGTGGTGGCCGACGACGTGCCGGCGGTCGCGCTGTCGGCCTACCGGCGGTTGATGTCGTGA
- a CDS encoding polysaccharide deacetylase family protein: protein MSELRWPDGKSAAAAFTFDVDAESALLWGPAGNLEAVGARMSVMSHQAYGPLVGVPRILDLLERHQIASTFFVPGHTADRYPEAIRSIVAAGHEIAHHGYLHEQPTALTLEEEIDVIDRGLAALADVAGVRPVGYRAPMWDLSWRTPALLAERGFLYDSSLMDADHPYELAVAGHDPLVEIPIQWALDDWEQYCFLPDISGSGLIESPRKARELWQLEFDGLRRAGGCWVLTNHPFLTGRTSRAAELDDLMRYVLDHDDVWTTNLGTIAEHVRALGLAPRSITPPDVPR, encoded by the coding sequence ATGAGCGAATTGCGCTGGCCCGACGGCAAATCCGCGGCGGCCGCGTTCACGTTCGACGTGGACGCCGAATCGGCCTTGCTGTGGGGGCCCGCCGGAAATTTGGAGGCCGTCGGCGCGCGGATGAGCGTGATGAGCCATCAGGCCTACGGCCCGCTGGTCGGGGTCCCGCGCATCCTCGACCTGCTGGAGCGTCATCAGATCGCCTCCACGTTCTTCGTGCCGGGTCACACCGCCGACCGCTACCCGGAGGCGATCCGCAGCATCGTGGCCGCCGGACACGAGATCGCCCACCACGGATACCTGCACGAACAGCCCACCGCGCTGACCCTCGAGGAGGAGATCGACGTCATCGACCGCGGGCTCGCGGCGCTCGCCGACGTCGCCGGGGTGCGGCCCGTCGGCTACCGCGCGCCGATGTGGGACCTGTCGTGGCGCACGCCCGCGCTGCTCGCCGAACGCGGGTTCCTCTACGACTCGAGCCTGATGGACGCCGACCATCCGTACGAGCTGGCGGTGGCCGGGCACGATCCGCTGGTGGAGATTCCGATCCAGTGGGCGCTCGACGACTGGGAGCAGTACTGCTTCCTGCCCGACATCTCGGGCAGCGGTCTGATCGAGAGCCCCCGCAAGGCGCGGGAACTGTGGCAGCTGGAGTTCGACGGACTGCGCCGGGCCGGCGGCTGCTGGGTGCTGACCAACCACCCGTTCCTGACCGGCCGGACGTCGCGCGCGGCCGAACTCGACGACCTGATGCGCTACGTCCTCGACCACGACGACGTGTGGACCACCAACCTGGGGACGATCGCCGAACACGTCCGTGCGCTGGGGCTCGCGCCGCGCAGCATCACACCGCCTGACGTGCCGCGCTGA